The sequence GCTCCAGGAAGTCCCAGCCCGCTTCCGCCTCTCCTCCATCGAGGCGACGGAAATCGACGACCGGCTCGTGGATCTGCTCGCGGCGTCGGATGGACGTCTGGCGCCCCACCTGCATGTGCCGCTGCAGAGCGGGTCCGACCGGGTGCTTCGCCTCATGCGCCGCTGGCATACGCGCGAAGCGTATCGCGCCCGCGTGCTCGCGATCGCCGACCGTCTGCGCGCGGCCGATTCCGGCGCGTTCGGTCTCGGCGCGGATATCATCGTCGGGTTCCCCGGCGAGGGAGAAGAGGAATTCGAGGAGACGCGAGCGCTCGTGGAAGAGTTGCCCTACACCTACCTGCACGTGTTCCCCTATTCGGTGCGGGACGGAACCGTGGCGGCGAGTCTCCCGGACCGGGTACCGGGCAACGTAGCGGCAGCCCGCTCCCGAACGTTGCGGGACATCGGCCTCCGAAAGGGCGAGGCCTATTCCGAAACGCGCGTGGGTACCATGGCCGACATCGTCGTGGAGGGCCGGGACGACCGCGTCGCCGGCGTGACGGGCGATTACCTGCGGGTCGAACTTCTCGGCGACGCGACCCCCGGCGATCGCTTTTCCGCGCGCCTGCGGGGGCGCGCCGGGCGGCTGACGGCCGAAGTGCCCGTCAACGCGCGGGCGGCCGCCGCCGTCTGAGACCGGCGCCTCAGCTTTCCCCGCGTCCGCCGGGGATGGTGCGCGGACTCACGAGCGACTCCCCGCCGTCGACGACGATCACCGCGCCTGTGATCCAGTCTCCACCGGGTGAGCACAGGAAGGCGATCGTCTGCCCGATGTCGTGGGGGTGCCCCAGCCGTCCGGCGGGGATGAAGCGCTCGGCGAACCCGGCGCCGGAGCGCGCGCCGAACATGTCGACTTCGTCGCTCGGGGGGGCCTCGAACGCCTTCTTCACGCCCTCCGTGGGGATCGGCCCCGGCGCGACGGAGTTCACGTTGATCCCGTCCCGCGCCCACTCGATGGCGAGCGTGCGGGTGAGCGCGTCCACCCCCGCCTTGGCCGCCGTGGCGTGGGCCATGAGCGGCCAGCCCCGGTGGTACAGCGTCATCGAGATCGACACGATGCGCCCGTACCCCTGCTCGGCCATGACGGGGTAGACCGCGCGACAGGCGTGGAACGTGCCGAACAGGTCGATCTCCACCACGGCGCGCCAACCGTTCGGCGACAGTTCCGCCGTCGGGGCGTAGAAATTGCCCGCCGCGTTGTTCACGAGGATGTCGATGGACCCGAGCGCGTCCCGCGTCTCGCGCACCGCGCGTTCGAGTGCCGCCGGTTCACGCACGTCCCCGACGGTCGGGAGGGTGCGCGCGCCGTGGGTCGCGGCGAGGCGCTCCGCCGCCTGTACGACTCGCTCCTCGTTGCGGCTGAATACGCCCACGGAGGCGCCGGCCGCCGCGAGGCACTCCGCGATTCCGTACCCGATGCCGCTGCCGCCGCCGGTGATCAACGCCGTGCGGCCCGCGAGGACATCGGGTGCGAAGAGCGCGCCGGTTCCCGGGTTCCCGTCCATGGCCTCGCTCCTAGCGAAACATGCTGCGGGCGACGAACCACACGTTCGCCGGCCGTTCGGCGAGGCGGCGCATGTACCAGGGGAACCACGCCCCCCCGTAGCTGATCAGCACCCGCAGCGGGGTCCCGTGGCTCACGAGCCTCCTTTGCTCGCGCCGCCCGATCCCGTACAGCATCTCGATCTCGAACCGGCCGCCGTCGAGGCCCGCGGTCCGTGCGTATTCGGAGAGCGGCCCGATCATCGCCGGATCGTGCGTCCCGAGGCCGAGGAATCCATCCCCTCCCTCTCCCATGTGGTCGATGAGGCGGCGCGCGAGGGCGAGGTAGCTCTCGTCCACGTCACGCTTGTCGGGAAAGGCGATCTCGGCCGGTTCCGCGTACGCCCCCTTCACCAGCCGGATGCGGGGGCCGAATTCCATGAGCGATTCGAGGTCGTCCGCAGTCTGTCTCAGGTAGGACTGGATACAGAGCCCGACGTTCACGTGCCGGCGCCGGACCGCCCGGTAGAGCGAGAGGGTCGCCTCCTTGTAGGACGACCCCTCCATGTCGATCCAGAGCGTGCCCGATGTCTCGGCGCGTGAAGCCAACTCCGCGACGTTCTCGCACACGAGGTCGAAATCCTGATCGAGTCCCAGGTGAGTGGGCTTGATCGAGACTTCCAGATCGAGCCCCATCTCCTCCGCCAGATCCATCGCGCGTACATACTCGGCGACGGATTCGCGGGTCTCCTCCGCGGTGTCGACGTTCTCGCCCAGCGTGGTGACGAGAGTGGGAATGCCTTCGGCGCGCAGCCGGTCAGCTTCGCCGAGCGCGTCCTCCAGCGTCTCGCCCGGCATGAACTTGCGGACGGCGCGCCGCACGAAGGGGCGTTCGGGGAGGCGCTGCGAGAGCCACGGGTTCGTGGAAGCCCACAGCAGCGCCTTCCGTATCGTCTCCATGCGCGGGCCGGTACTCCGGTTAGTTCCTGAGTCCGGACTCGCCCGACTCGGAGACGTCGAACCCGATCCACATCCCGGTGACCGCGTGGGCCGGAACGGGACACACGAGCGCGTACTCGCCTGCCGCGGACGCCGTAAAGGTGATGCTCTCGGTGCCGCCGCCGGGGGCCGTGGCCTCCGTCATCGAGGTCGCGTTCGAGGTGATCGCGCCATCGAACACGGGCGTGGCGTCGTCGAAGATCGCCGGGTAGCTCGCCGCCCGCTCGAGGACACCGACGCTGTGATAGTTGACCGGGTCCCGGTTCTCGAAGTTGAGCGTGACGGCGTATCCGGCAGGCACGACGACCGTAGCCTCGCCGTTTGCGAAGCCGTTGAAGTTCCAGCGGTTGTTCGCGTCCGTCGAGCCCGCGACGAGATCGATCGTCACGGTGCGTGCGCCGTCGTCCACCGAGATCCAGTCCGCTGCCACCGGTCCCGAAGCCGTGGCGGCCGCCTCTGTGGCGGGAGCCGGGGCGGGGGCCGGCGCCGGCGACGGCTGGTCACTCTCGCCGCCGCCGCATCCGAAGAGGATGAATGTGCCCAGGGTCAGTAGTGTCGATCGCTTCAGCATTCTATTTCACTCCACAGTTCTTCTGATGAGATTCGTAAGATATGCGTCGGAGGCGCGTCCCCCGGCCCGTCGCGTTCCTGGTGCGTTCGTG is a genomic window of Candidatus Palauibacter soopunensis containing:
- a CDS encoding MiaB/RimO family radical SAM methylthiotransferase, producing MSDKPSVWFHTFGCKANQYDTERIRQELELRGAETALHADLADVAVINTCTVTNQADANARRLVRRLRRQRPDLRIVVAGCSTSFREAEYRALEEVDGVVPGHDPSAVARLVPQLGDSAAADPVTAGGSDASPAPLQRNARGTRAWLKIQDGCDRKCSFCATRIARGASVSRPVDEVLAEAATLARAHPELVITGIHIGHYGKDLGTDSARTRASLATLCERLLQEVPARFRLSSIEATEIDDRLVDLLAASDGRLAPHLHVPLQSGSDRVLRLMRRWHTREAYRARVLAIADRLRAADSGAFGLGADIIVGFPGEGEEEFEETRALVEELPYTYLHVFPYSVRDGTVAASLPDRVPGNVAAARSRTLRDIGLRKGEAYSETRVGTMADIVVEGRDDRVAGVTGDYLRVELLGDATPGDRFSARLRGRAGRLTAEVPVNARAAAAV
- a CDS encoding SDR family oxidoreductase gives rise to the protein MDGNPGTGALFAPDVLAGRTALITGGGSGIGYGIAECLAAAGASVGVFSRNEERVVQAAERLAATHGARTLPTVGDVREPAALERAVRETRDALGSIDILVNNAAGNFYAPTAELSPNGWRAVVEIDLFGTFHACRAVYPVMAEQGYGRIVSISMTLYHRGWPLMAHATAAKAGVDALTRTLAIEWARDGINVNSVAPGPIPTEGVKKAFEAPPSDEVDMFGARSGAGFAERFIPAGRLGHPHDIGQTIAFLCSPGGDWITGAVIVVDGGESLVSPRTIPGGRGES
- a CDS encoding proline dehydrogenase family protein gives rise to the protein METIRKALLWASTNPWLSQRLPERPFVRRAVRKFMPGETLEDALGEADRLRAEGIPTLVTTLGENVDTAEETRESVAEYVRAMDLAEEMGLDLEVSIKPTHLGLDQDFDLVCENVAELASRAETSGTLWIDMEGSSYKEATLSLYRAVRRRHVNVGLCIQSYLRQTADDLESLMEFGPRIRLVKGAYAEPAEIAFPDKRDVDESYLALARRLIDHMGEGGDGFLGLGTHDPAMIGPLSEYARTAGLDGGRFEIEMLYGIGRREQRRLVSHGTPLRVLISYGGAWFPWYMRRLAERPANVWFVARSMFR
- a CDS encoding sulfocyanin-like copper-binding protein — encoded protein: MLKRSTLLTLGTFILFGCGGGESDQPSPAPAPAPAPATEAAATASGPVAADWISVDDGARTVTIDLVAGSTDANNRWNFNGFANGEATVVVPAGYAVTLNFENRDPVNYHSVGVLERAASYPAIFDDATPVFDGAITSNATSMTEATAPGGGTESITFTASAAGEYALVCPVPAHAVTGMWIGFDVSESGESGLRN